A region of the Deltaproteobacteria bacterium genome:
ATTTTCCCAGCGAAGAAGAACAATACGCGCTCTACAAGCGCGTCGTCGAAGGTATGGCCGGCAAGCCGGTGACGATTCGTACCCTGGATATCGGCGCGGATAAATATCCGACCTACATGCGCAGTGTCGCCACCGAACCGAATCCATTTTTGGGCTGGCGGTCAATTCGCATTTCGCTGGAGGTCGAAGAAATATTCAAGACCCAGCTGCGGGCGATTCTCCGGGTCGGCGACCTCGGCCGGGTGCGCCTACTCGTGCCGATGATTTCCAGTCTGGAGGAAATTCACAAGGTTAAAGAGCTGCTCGCCGAGGCCAGACACGAACTGGAGCGCGAAGGCACGCCCTACGACCGGCAGATGGAATTGGGCATCATGGTCGAGGTGCCGGCTGCGGTCCAACTCGCCGAGCGTTTCTTGCGCGAAGTAGATTTTTTGAGCATCGGCACCAACGATTTGATCCAATATCTGTTGGCGGTCGACCGCAGCAATCGTAAAGTTGCCAGTTTGTACGAGCCGCTTCACCCGGCGGTGCTTTCAGCGCTGAACCAGACGATGGAAGCCGGCAAGCGAGTCGGCAAGCGAGTCGGCATGTGCGGTGAAATGGCCGCCGATCCGCTCTGCGCGCTGTTGCTTCTCGGCATGGGCCTCGAAGAGTTCAGCATGGGATCGCTGTACATTCCGGTGATCAAGAAAGCTCTGCGCTCGACCAGTTACCAAACCGCCAAAAACACCGCGCAGATCGTTCTCGGCATGGACTCGGTGGGAGAGATCAAGCGCTATCTTTTCGAACAAATCCGCCAGCTCGGCATGGTCGAACTTTTGGAAATGTATCACTGATCGCGCCGGTGCTTGCTTTCTGAAATCTGAAACGGTATAAGTTAGTTCGAACGATCGTTCGAATATAGACCGAAAGGATTTTCCATGAGCAAAATCTCAACCTTTGAAGATTGGATCGATTATTTCCGCCAGTGGCAAAAGGACATCGGCTACGACGCGGCGCTACTCGGCAACTATAAATTTGAAACCAAGCTCGGCGAGATTCATGCGCCGGAAGTCGAGTTCGGCGATTTCAAAGGCCAGCAGAAATGGCAACGTGTCACGCAAATCCCCAATCAGTCGATCCGCGACGCCTTGATGAATTTGATCGTCTACCAAGGCGACACCGAATTCGCCTCGGTGGAACAACAGAAAAACCTGCTCGACACCGCGCCGACGGAATATGACCGCCAAGCATTGATCCGCGTCAACAGTGAAGAGATGCGCCACGGCTGGCAGATGTGTTACCTGCTGGTAAATTACTTTGGCGACTCAGGCAAGCTCGAAGCACGCAAGCTTTTGGAGCGGCGCGCCTTCCGCGGCGATCGCCTGCTCGGTTCTTTCAATGCGCCGGTGAACAACTGGCTCGATTTCTTTACCTACACCGAATTCGTCGACCGCGACGGCAAGTACCAACTGACCATGCTGTCGCATTCGGCCTTTGCGCCGCTCGCCGAGAGCGTCACGGCGATGCTCAAAGAAGAGTTCTTTCATATGTTCACCGGCCACACGGGGCTAACCCGCATCTTGAGAGCCGGCAAGATCCCGATTTCCATCGTACAAAAATATTTTAACAAGTGGCTCTCGACCGCTTATGATCTGTTCGGCACCGATCATTCCTCCTCGGCCCACTGGGCCTACACTTGGGGGTTGAAGGGACGCTACGACGAGCATGACGCCAAAGCACCGGCGGACAAAGACAGACTCAACGATTTGGCGCGCGAACATTACATGGGCGAATCGCAGAAGCTGATCGACCAACTCAATCAGTTGATCGCCGAAGGACAGCCCAAACTCAAAGCTCCCGATTTGAAATTCAACCGCTCCATCGGCGAGCATGTCGGCAAGCGCTACAGCGTCACCGGCGAACTGCTTTCCACCGAGGCTTACGAAAGTCATCTGCGCGAGACTTTGCCCACCCCGCAAGACGAACAGATTCTGGCCGGGATCATTCAGGGCAAAGACTGGGTGTCGCAGATGCAGATGAATTGAGCCCCTCGCCTGTTGCATATCAATTTGCAGGCTAGTAATTAGCAATCAAGGAGAAGCCCGTGAGCCAAGCTTGTCTCGTTTGTCAGAACATCGATTGCAAGTCCCGTGGAGCAGACCAGGTGATGGCGGATCTCCAACAGCGGATCGCCGCTAAAGGTCTCAAGGACGTCGAAGTGAAATCCTACATGTGCTTCGGCGCCTGCCAAGAAGGCCCCAACGTTGTGATCTACCCGGAGAAAAACTGGTACGCCCACGTCAAGACCGAAGATCTCGATGACATCGTCGAGCATCTTGCCGGCGGCCCCCATGTCCAACGGTTGGACACCATTGACTCGTCTTTGAAAGAATTGATCTATCAACTTCTCGACACGGGGATTTTTTAAATCATGGAGGGCATTCTTTTTCCCCACGCCATCCCAGAAGGGCGCGAAGGACTGAACGAGTACCGCGCCCGCGGCGGGTACCAAGCCCTCGCCCAAGCAATCAAAGGTTCAGCCGAAAACGTCGTCAAGATCGTTTCCGATGCCGGCCTGCGCGGCCGCGGCGGCGCGGGATTTCCGACCGGAAAAAAATGGCAGTTCACTCGCGAAGCGCCGGAGCAACCGCGCTATCTGGTCA
Encoded here:
- a CDS encoding (2Fe-2S) ferredoxin domain-containing protein produces the protein MKEKPVSQACLVCQNIDCKSRGADQVMADLQQRIAAKGLKDVEVKSYMCFGACQEGPNVVIYPEKNWYAHVKTEDLDDIVEHLAGGPHVQRLDTIDSSLKELIYQLLDTGIF